Proteins from a single region of Chryseobacterium sp. T16E-39:
- a CDS encoding phage tail protein yields the protein MNNITLYRSGTPLFNLIERGKRTVETATLNRVLLSDDSVSIKLNSASVLDIRINDYFVLFGSVYRINALPGVNKNNSSQYEYNIIAQGLMFDLLRCKYFNTDATGFKTDTDFPLIGTIETFLLCLKNNMQRFSTNWEIGNFTNGETKSLTFGDDTCLSALQKICSKENGFNTDFWVKVENGKFVIHTGDYGKKVPIAFEYGKGKGLYNLNRNNVDDNDIINRLYVSGGTENIPNEYRNFSTHLKLPNSDYIENEQAIASFGLKEGTITFDDIYPHRTGKITSLGDTKFKFSDNTMDFDLNEKESDGVTTKYLIAGTSAKISVKTGNLAGYEFEIKKGGYNHTTKSFEIIPFKNDQGQSFPDEASAAFQFALGDEYVIIDIVMPKSYIDNAENELLVKGLEQFDLHKNAKVSYDLGVDPAYMEKIGLGKFDIGDYIRVIDEELGINKVLRVNQETISFIENGDYNPYRTKIVIADTYEINYSSQVILDIKEIKNVMSIVNLGNINYSKIGLKTTEELKNLVFDTDDYFNPENIRPNSIETNMLTVGARSQQISCSVVFYLMYENDKNKVKVNPGIIYSQTMDKEWNIPENIETIPDDTWRYVYGKCSKTDQSGSIVFTQEQIKFDSDANDYFFLIGLLHSVVDGVRVLSVTVGTTTINGGLIRTGIISSLDGQNYFNLDTGEIKGKIKFGNGSDGFTSIDGGLLMSEVIEVGEGTIRNAFISGKTDDGDTTGISVRFGAGSDFENRNTAPFRVQHNGKMIAENADIKGTINADSGFIGGVNGWKITPTTLTSSMGKLLFGEFDNSGIFLSGVSISSDNFPGNPTYKNRFRITSERDEGNISNIGADISSAGSNINNTALRLEASGGTVNNALEIITGDILIGSQAGQSVVITYKDSVGANRAMQFEKGLLVAHN from the coding sequence ATGAATAATATAACACTATACAGAAGCGGAACGCCTCTCTTTAATTTAATTGAGAGAGGGAAACGCACAGTGGAAACTGCCACTTTAAATAGAGTACTGTTGTCTGATGACTCAGTCTCAATAAAGCTTAATTCTGCTTCTGTATTAGATATTCGAATTAATGATTACTTCGTCCTATTCGGTTCTGTATATAGAATTAATGCATTACCTGGAGTAAATAAAAACAACTCGTCTCAATACGAATACAATATTATAGCACAGGGATTAATGTTTGATCTGCTTCGTTGTAAATATTTTAATACCGATGCTACAGGCTTTAAAACAGATACAGATTTTCCGTTAATCGGTACAATTGAAACATTCTTATTGTGTCTTAAAAACAATATGCAGCGTTTCTCTACAAACTGGGAAATTGGAAACTTTACTAATGGAGAAACAAAATCGTTAACTTTTGGTGATGATACCTGCTTATCTGCTTTACAGAAAATATGCTCAAAAGAAAATGGCTTTAATACTGATTTCTGGGTTAAAGTTGAAAATGGAAAGTTTGTTATTCATACCGGAGATTATGGCAAAAAAGTCCCAATTGCTTTTGAATATGGAAAGGGGAAAGGATTATATAATCTGAATAGAAACAATGTAGATGATAATGATATTATTAATCGTCTATATGTTTCCGGAGGTACCGAAAATATACCCAACGAATACAGAAATTTCAGTACACATTTAAAGCTACCCAATTCAGACTACATTGAAAATGAACAGGCCATTGCTTCATTTGGACTTAAAGAAGGTACAATCACTTTCGATGATATTTACCCACATAGAACCGGAAAAATAACGTCTTTAGGAGATACAAAATTCAAATTCAGTGATAACACAATGGATTTTGACTTGAATGAGAAAGAGTCTGATGGAGTTACTACAAAATATCTTATTGCTGGGACATCTGCAAAGATCAGTGTAAAAACCGGAAATCTTGCTGGATATGAATTTGAAATTAAAAAAGGTGGTTATAATCACACAACAAAATCGTTTGAAATAATTCCTTTCAAAAATGATCAGGGGCAAAGCTTTCCTGATGAAGCTTCAGCTGCATTTCAATTTGCTTTAGGTGATGAATACGTGATCATTGATATTGTTATGCCTAAATCTTACATAGATAATGCGGAAAATGAACTTTTAGTAAAGGGTTTGGAACAATTCGACTTGCATAAAAATGCAAAAGTTTCTTATGATCTGGGCGTAGATCCTGCTTACATGGAGAAAATAGGTTTAGGAAAGTTTGATATAGGTGATTATATCCGTGTCATAGATGAAGAACTTGGTATAAATAAGGTTCTGAGAGTTAACCAAGAAACTATAAGTTTCATTGAGAACGGTGATTATAATCCCTATAGGACAAAAATAGTCATTGCAGATACTTATGAGATTAATTACAGTTCCCAGGTTATACTTGATATTAAAGAGATTAAAAATGTAATGTCGATTGTCAATCTTGGAAATATTAACTACTCAAAAATAGGACTAAAAACCACTGAAGAACTTAAGAACCTTGTGTTTGATACAGATGATTATTTCAATCCCGAAAACATCCGTCCAAATTCAATCGAAACGAATATGCTTACAGTTGGTGCAAGAAGCCAGCAAATTAGCTGTTCTGTGGTTTTCTATTTAATGTATGAAAACGATAAGAACAAAGTAAAAGTTAATCCTGGTATTATTTACTCTCAAACCATGGATAAAGAATGGAATATTCCAGAAAACATTGAAACTATTCCTGATGATACTTGGAGATATGTTTATGGTAAATGCAGCAAGACAGATCAGTCCGGATCTATTGTCTTCACACAAGAACAAATAAAATTCGATTCTGATGCCAATGATTATTTTTTCCTTATTGGACTTCTGCACTCTGTAGTTGATGGAGTTCGTGTTCTTTCGGTTACCGTCGGTACAACTACAATAAACGGAGGTCTTATCAGAACTGGGATTATTTCTTCATTAGACGGACAGAATTATTTCAACCTTGATACTGGCGAGATTAAAGGTAAAATAAAATTTGGCAACGGTTCGGATGGATTCACTTCAATTGACGGAGGTCTTTTAATGTCTGAAGTTATCGAAGTAGGTGAGGGGACTATAAGAAACGCCTTTATTTCAGGAAAAACAGACGATGGCGATACAACAGGCATAAGTGTTCGATTTGGTGCAGGTTCAGATTTTGAAAACAGAAATACAGCCCCATTCAGAGTTCAACACAACGGTAAAATGATTGCTGAAAACGCGGACATTAAGGGGACAATTAATGCTGATTCAGGTTTTATTGGTGGTGTTAATGGGTGGAAAATAACACCTACAACTTTAACGAGTTCAATGGGTAAGTTACTTTTTGGAGAATTCGATAATTCTGGAATATTCCTTAGTGGCGTTTCAATTTCGTCGGATAATTTCCCGGGCAACCCAACTTATAAAAACAGATTTAGAATTACAAGTGAGAGAGATGAAGGCAATATTAGTAATATCGGAGCTGACATTTCTTCTGCAGGCTCAAACATTAATAATACAGCTTTAAGACTTGAGGCATCAGGCGGAACCGTTAATAATGCACTTGAAATTATTACAGGAGACATTTTGATTGGTTCGCAGGCAGGACAAAGTGTTGTAATAACTTATAAAGATTCAGTTGGCGCCAATAGAGCAATGCAATTTGAAAAAGGACTTTTAGTGGCTCATAATTAA